One part of the Sus scrofa isolate TJ Tabasco breed Duroc chromosome 8, Sscrofa11.1, whole genome shotgun sequence genome encodes these proteins:
- the ARL9 gene encoding ADP-ribosylation factor-like protein 9 isoform X1 — protein MEKGTGKRGEKGKARAGGRTRETAGKREGVRGKEEGQEPARRPEETEGEPERAREKEGKADSSSTTGPSPEPPEKSKQILVLGLDGAGKTSVLHSLALNRVQHSVAPTRGLNAVCIHTEDSQMEFLEIGGSEPYRSYWEKYLSRGLLLIFVVDSADHGRLPEAKKHLHRLIGTNPVLPLVVFANKQDLESAYPIADIHEALALSEVGNDRKMFLFGTQVTEDGSEIPWVMQDARDLIAQLAADAQ, from the exons ATGGAGAAGGGGAccgggaagaggggagagaagggaaaggcGCGGGCGGGAGGGCGGACGCGGGAGACGGCGGGGAAGAGGGAGGGCGTCCGGGGGAAAGAGGAGGGCCAGGAGCCAGCCAGGAGGCCAGAGGAGACCGAGGGAGAGCCGGAGCGAGCcagggaaaaagaagggaaagcgGACAGCAGCTCGACGACAGGGCCCTCGCCGGAGCCGCCG GAGAAGAGTAAGCAGATCCTCGTGTTGGGCCTGGATGGAGCAGGCAAGACCAGTGTTCTCCACTCTCTAGCCTTAAACAGAGTCCAGCACAGCGTGGCACCCACCCGAGGTCTCAATGCAGTGTGCATCCACACTGAAGACAGCCAGATGGAATTCCTGGAGA TTGGCGGCAGCGAACCATACCGTTCCTACTGGGAGAAGTACCTGTCCAGGGGACTGCTGCTCATCTTCGTGGTGGACTCGGCAGACCATGGCAGGTTACCTGAAGCCAAGAAACACCTTCATCGACTAATTGGAACCAACCCAGTCCTTCCTCTGGTTGTGTTTGCAAACAAGCAG GATCTGGAATCAGCCTACCCCATTGCAGACATCCATGAGGCTTTGGCATTGTCTGAGGTGGGCAACGATAGGAAGATGTTCCTGTTTGGAACCCAGGTAACTGAGGACGGCTCAGAGATCCCTTGGGTCATGCAGGATGCCAGGGACCTGATCGCACAGCTGGCTGCGGATGCACAGTGA
- the ARL9 gene encoding ADP-ribosylation factor-like protein 9 isoform X2 has translation MEFLEIGGSEPYRSYWEKYLSRGLLLIFVVDSADHGRLPEAKKHLHRLIGTNPVLPLVVFANKQDLESAYPIADIHEALALSEVGNDRKMFLFGTQVTEDGSEIPWVMQDARDLIAQLAADAQ, from the exons ATGGAATTCCTGGAGA TTGGCGGCAGCGAACCATACCGTTCCTACTGGGAGAAGTACCTGTCCAGGGGACTGCTGCTCATCTTCGTGGTGGACTCGGCAGACCATGGCAGGTTACCTGAAGCCAAGAAACACCTTCATCGACTAATTGGAACCAACCCAGTCCTTCCTCTGGTTGTGTTTGCAAACAAGCAG GATCTGGAATCAGCCTACCCCATTGCAGACATCCATGAGGCTTTGGCATTGTCTGAGGTGGGCAACGATAGGAAGATGTTCCTGTTTGGAACCCAGGTAACTGAGGACGGCTCAGAGATCCCTTGGGTCATGCAGGATGCCAGGGACCTGATCGCACAGCTGGCTGCGGATGCACAGTGA